The following DNA comes from Paenibacillus crassostreae.
ATTCATGAAGGGAAGATTGATTCCCTGAAGAGATTTAAAGATGACGCAAAAGAAGTTGCTCAAGGTTATGAATGTGGTATAACTTTGGAAAGCTATAATGACGTCAAAGAAGGCGACGTTATTGAAGCGTTCATCATGGAAACGGTGGAACGTAAGTAGAGAGGTGATTAAATATGGCAAAAATCCGTACAGGGCGTGTTAGTGAGCAGATTAAGAAAGAATTGAGTGTGCTCATTCAAAGCGAACTGAAGGATCCTCGGATTGGCTTCGTAACTGTAACTGGGGTCGAAGTTCCGAATGATCTTGCTCAAGCAAAAGTGTATCTTAGCGTACTTGGTGATGAAGAGCAGAAGAAGAAGACCCTTGTTGCACTAGATAAGGCAAATGGATTTCTTCGTTCAGAGCTTGGTAAACGAATTCGTTTTCGGCATACACCAGAGCTATTCTTTAAAATTGACGAATCAATTGAATATGGTAGTCACATTGAGAAGCTGCTAGGTGAAATTGAGAAGAACCAATAAGCTTTAATGATGGTTTAAAAGGAGACAGCAATGCAGACCTATGAACAATCACTTGAAGTTGCAAAAGAATTTTTGCTCAAACATGATGATTTTCTTGTAGTGTCGCATGTTCAACCAGACGGAGATGCAGTCAGTTCCACGGTAGCTGTGGGCTGGCTTCTCTCATGTCTAGGGAAGAAATTCACTCTTATAAATGAAGGTCATATTCCGCAGCGTATGAAATACCTTATGCTAAGTGATAAGATCATCAACATGGAAATGAATCCACCAGATCGCATGTTTAAGCATGTGATTTGTGTGGATTGTGCTGATTTTCAAAGGGTTGGGTTAACGAAGCATTTTTTTGCCACGGATGCCCAAATCCTAAATGTGGATCATCATCCAACCAATGATGGTTATGGACATGTAAATTTGATTAAGAGTGATGCAGCGGCAACAGCGGAAATATTATATGATTTGATTAATAAATTCTCTGTGGAATGGACGCAAGCCTCTGCCACAGCTATATATACAGGAATACTTACGGACACGGGAGGATTTCGATATTCCAATACGACTCCCAAAGTCATGGGGATGGCTTCTGAATTACTCAGTTATGGTGTGAATGGTCCGATGCTATCTGAGAACTTATTAGAAGAAATGACTCCCTCTCAGATGAAAGTATTGATTAAGGCTTTGAGTACGCTTGAAATGTCAGCTGATGGTCGAATTAGTTGGGTTTATATTACACCTGAACATATGGTGGAATGTGAAGCAGTTAATGAAGATTTAGAAGGCATAGTAAACTACCCTCGTAATATACGAGGCGTAGAAGTAGGGATTCTCTTCAAAGTCATCGATAATAATGCTGTGAAAGTAAGTCTCCGCTCATCTGGAAGTGTTGATGTTGGGGCATTGGCTCAATCCTTTGGTGGAGGCGGTCATGCTCGTGCAGCAGGATGTCGAATGGAAGGGACTTTAGAACAGATAATTTCACAAGTTCTTAAGCAGGTGAATCAATTATTATGAGTGAACTCGAAGGTATATTAGCTGTATATAAGCCAGCAGGTTTTACTTCTCACGATGTGGTAGCGAAGGTACGTCGTATTTTGAAAATGAAACGAATTGGACATACAGGAACACTTGATCCTCAAGTCACAGGTGTTCTCCCATTGTGTCTAGGACGCGCTACACGCGTGGTTGAATACATGCAAGAACTACCCAAGGAATACATTGCTACCATGAGACTTGGGTTGGCTACAGACACAGAGGATTTGACGGGTCGGATTATTGAGCAAGTGGATTCCGTCTCTATTTCTAAGGAAGAGGTAGAGAAGGTATTAATTACATTCCAAGGTACTATTTCTCAAGTCCCCCCTATGTACTCTGCTGTGAAAGTAGATGGCAAAAGATTATATGAGCTGGCTAGAGAAGGTAAGACAGTGGAGCGCAAGAGTCGAGAAGTAACCATCTATGAAATTGTAATGACTAATAGCTCATGGGATGGAATTCATCCTGAGCTTACCTTTCGTGCACTGTGTTCAAAAGGAACCTATATCCGGACACTATGTGTTGATATTGGACGGGCTTTAGGGCTACCTTCAGTCATGGTTAAGCTTGAGCGAACGAAATCAGCGGGAATTAATGCAGAACATTGCTTAAGTTTTGATGATATTCAACGCTATATGGATGAAGGAACACTACATTCACATTTGATTCCTGTAGATCAGGCAATACCCCACTTATCTGCACATACGGTATCTGAGGACAAGACCAATGCAGCGATCCAAGGGCAAAGGCTCTCATATAAATCGGTTAGCCCAGAGGTGACTGGAGATGAGCCAATTCGTCTCTATGATCATGAACATAGATTTCTAGGTATATTTCAACGGCAACAAGAGACAGGCGCTATCGCTCCTATAAAAGTCTTCTTGTAAAAATCCACTATGTAGTAACAGCAATTAGAATCAGGTTATCTAACGGAATTGCAGGTGAGAAAGTAGTGAAGACGGTTTTTTTATCATATCCCTTATCATCTGAAATGCTACTTGAGAGGGAATCTAAACAAGTCGTTGCTATAGGGCAGTTTGATGGAATTCATCTAGGACACATCAGTGTAATTTCTAATGCTATAGCTTTGGCCAAGGAAAAAGAACTACCTTCTGCGGTGGTAACCTTTAATCCACATCCCAAAGAAGTGATGGGTAAGGGGAATTATGAAGGGTATTTAACCCCTCTACGAGATAAACAGGAATTACTTGCAGATATGGGAATTGACACGTTGTATGTCGCTCAGTTTGATGAAGAATTCTCACGGGTTAGTCCACAAGATTTCTTTACAGATGTACTTCTTCCACTTGATATTGATACAGTTGTTGTTGGTTTCGACTTCCGGTTTGGCTACTTGGGGGCTGGAGATGTAGTTATGCTACGTGAATTGGGTAGTGGCAACATGAATGTGGAAGTTGCTCCACCTTATCTACTTGATGGTGAGAAGGTAAGCAGTTCAAGTATTCGTAGAGCGCTTCAATCTGGTGATTTACAGTCTGCTAATCATTTGTTTGGTAGGAATTATAAGATCAGAGGCATTGTTATTGATGGGGAAAAAAGAGGTCGCACCATTGGGTTTCCGACTGCGAATCTAAAACTAGATGATCGTTATGTGATCCCTGCAAAAGGGGTATATGCTGTTCGTGCATATGTTCATCAAAAATGGATTCCAGGTGTTATGAATGTAGGGGTTAAACCTACTTT
Coding sequences within:
- the rbfA gene encoding 30S ribosome-binding factor RbfA, encoding MAKIRTGRVSEQIKKELSVLIQSELKDPRIGFVTVTGVEVPNDLAQAKVYLSVLGDEEQKKKTLVALDKANGFLRSELGKRIRFRHTPELFFKIDESIEYGSHIEKLLGEIEKNQ
- a CDS encoding DHH family phosphoesterase, with amino-acid sequence MQTYEQSLEVAKEFLLKHDDFLVVSHVQPDGDAVSSTVAVGWLLSCLGKKFTLINEGHIPQRMKYLMLSDKIINMEMNPPDRMFKHVICVDCADFQRVGLTKHFFATDAQILNVDHHPTNDGYGHVNLIKSDAAATAEILYDLINKFSVEWTQASATAIYTGILTDTGGFRYSNTTPKVMGMASELLSYGVNGPMLSENLLEEMTPSQMKVLIKALSTLEMSADGRISWVYITPEHMVECEAVNEDLEGIVNYPRNIRGVEVGILFKVIDNNAVKVSLRSSGSVDVGALAQSFGGGGHARAAGCRMEGTLEQIISQVLKQVNQLL
- the truB gene encoding tRNA pseudouridine(55) synthase TruB: MSELEGILAVYKPAGFTSHDVVAKVRRILKMKRIGHTGTLDPQVTGVLPLCLGRATRVVEYMQELPKEYIATMRLGLATDTEDLTGRIIEQVDSVSISKEEVEKVLITFQGTISQVPPMYSAVKVDGKRLYELAREGKTVERKSREVTIYEIVMTNSSWDGIHPELTFRALCSKGTYIRTLCVDIGRALGLPSVMVKLERTKSAGINAEHCLSFDDIQRYMDEGTLHSHLIPVDQAIPHLSAHTVSEDKTNAAIQGQRLSYKSVSPEVTGDEPIRLYDHEHRFLGIFQRQQETGAIAPIKVFL
- a CDS encoding bifunctional riboflavin kinase/FAD synthetase: MKTVFLSYPLSSEMLLERESKQVVAIGQFDGIHLGHISVISNAIALAKEKELPSAVVTFNPHPKEVMGKGNYEGYLTPLRDKQELLADMGIDTLYVAQFDEEFSRVSPQDFFTDVLLPLDIDTVVVGFDFRFGYLGAGDVVMLRELGSGNMNVEVAPPYLLDGEKVSSSSIRRALQSGDLQSANHLFGRNYKIRGIVIDGEKRGRTIGFPTANLKLDDRYVIPAKGVYAVRAYVHQKWIPGVMNVGVKPTFHDNVIAPSYEVHLFHFNENVYGEHLTVELVHFLREERRFPSIQELIEQIQADAKQAEELLMS